TAGTGGATTTTATCTTCAGGGAGAACAGGCGATCGCCCTTTCTCAACTGGTTGCTTATACCCAAAGACGGCAGATCCCCTTAGTATTCGTCAATCTTCCCCTGACGGCCGATTATCTCGATCCAGTCCGTTTGGGCTATGAACAAGAGTTTCATCAGGAACTTAATGGGTGGGTCAATCATCAAGGTTTAAAGGTGGTGAATTTGGTTCACCCTGAGCTAAAAAATTTACAAAATCCTGACTATTTTGCCGATCCCAGCCATATTAATCAATGGGGTGCGATCGCCGTGGCACGTGAATTGGCCAAACGTGCTAATATTCCTTGGCCAAACTCTCAATCTAGGATGAAACAGGCAAGGTAAATATGAATATGAGATCGAGTAGTCCCGTCTACTGGTTATTTGTATTTAGCCTCGCAGGGGCTGCCATCCTCTGGATACTTCGAGGCATTGGTTTGTTGACGTTTATCCCTGGAGGGATCATCATTTTGCTGATATGGACAGCGATCGCCGCCGGTATCCTCCAGTTGAGCGTCACCCGTTTCTAGCATCTCGTTACAAAACTTGATGATTAGAAAAAGTTAGGCTATAATTCTCCCGTGGTGTGAATAAGCATATCCTCCTAAACCAAATGAAAAACTCTTCTGCTGTTGCCTTGGCTACTCAAAACAAATCTGCATCAACCTCCGTTCAAGCTAAAGCATCCTGGAAAAAGATGCAGAATTTGTATCAGGCCGATCAACAAGTGAAATATCTGCACTTAGAAGCTGAAGTTGAATGTCTGTTACAGCAAATTCAACTGATTACTCAAAATAAACCCTCTCTCTAAACCGCCACAGGTTCCCCAATCTCCCAGACGAGGGACTTTAGCGCATCAATAAAAGTTTCTTGAGAATGCCGCCCCCCTAGGGCGGTTAACTCTGTTTTTAAAGTCATGAGAGCCTCCACTGAGCTTGGAAACCCCGTCTCTTTAGAGTGGGGAGGAAAAGCGAGGCAAGCGGCTTTAGCCGCAGTCTCACACAATAAATGATATAATGTGAGCATGACTCAAAAAGCATTTAAGTTTCGTTTTTATCCAACTCCTGAACAGGAAACCCTGTTGAGGAAGACGCTTGGCTGTACTCGCTTGATCTATAACCGTGCATTAGCGGCAAGGACTGAAGCATGGTATGAGCGGCAAGAGCGTATCGGATATAAGGAAACGTCGGCAATGCTAACTGAGTGGAAGAAACTGGATGAATTAGACTTTCTGAATGAAGTTAGTTGTGTCCCATTACAGCAAGGCTTAAGGCATTTGCAGAAGGCATATACAAACTTCTTTGCAGGCCGGGCTAAGTATCCCAATTTCAAGAAAAAGTCGAACGGCGCAAGTGCAGAGTTCACCAAGTCTGCCTTCAAGTATCGTGATGGCAATGTATATTTGGCGAAGTGCGCTGATCCATTACCGATTCGGTGGTCTAGACAACTCCCTAAAGAAGCAGTGCCTAGCACTATCACCGTAAGACTTACACCTTCTGGTTGCTGGTATGTATCCTTGTTGGTTGATATCAGCATTGCGCCATTGCCACCAGCTACCGGCAAGCTAGGGATTGACTTGGGTATTTCCAGTTTGTTGACCCTGAGTGACGGCACTAAGATAACCAACCCTAAAACGTTTCGGGATAAGCGTCGGAAACTTCGCAAAGCTCACAAAGCACTGGCACGGAAACAGAAAGGCTCGAACAACCGATATAAGGCACGGCTTAAGGTTGCTCGTATCCATGCTGAAATTGCCGATGCTAGACAAGACCATCTTCACAAGCTGACGACTCAATTGATTTGTGAAAACCAAATGATCGTTGTAGAGGACTTGGCTGTGAAGAACATGATCAAAAACCACAAGCTTGCCCTTTCTATTAGTGATGCAAGTTGGGGTGAGATAGTTCGACAGTTGGAATACAAAGCGGAATGGTATGGGCGGGAACTGGTCAAGATTGACCGTTGGTTCCCATCATCTAAACGTTGTTCTAACTGTGGGCACATCGTTGACAAAATGCCGCTTAATATTCGTGATTGGGTGTGTCCTGACTGTGGGTGCAACCATGATCGTGATGTTAATGCAGCAAAGAATATTTTGGCCGCTGGGCTGGCGGTTTCAGTCTGTGGAGCGACTGTAAGACCTGAAGAGAGTAAATCTCGGAAGGCTGGTGCGATGAAACAGAAACCCTGATTAGTGATGATTAGGAATCCCCGTGTCTTTAGACCGGGGAGGAGTCAATTGATATACTCTATAGGTACAGCCAAAAGTGCTACATACCCAGCGCAACCGATAGAGAAAAGATGAGTTTATCCTTACCCAATTTAATTC
The sequence above is drawn from the Roseofilum capinflatum BLCC-M114 genome and encodes:
- a CDS encoding RNA-guided endonuclease InsQ/TnpB family protein gives rise to the protein MTQKAFKFRFYPTPEQETLLRKTLGCTRLIYNRALAARTEAWYERQERIGYKETSAMLTEWKKLDELDFLNEVSCVPLQQGLRHLQKAYTNFFAGRAKYPNFKKKSNGASAEFTKSAFKYRDGNVYLAKCADPLPIRWSRQLPKEAVPSTITVRLTPSGCWYVSLLVDISIAPLPPATGKLGIDLGISSLLTLSDGTKITNPKTFRDKRRKLRKAHKALARKQKGSNNRYKARLKVARIHAEIADARQDHLHKLTTQLICENQMIVVEDLAVKNMIKNHKLALSISDASWGEIVRQLEYKAEWYGRELVKIDRWFPSSKRCSNCGHIVDKMPLNIRDWVCPDCGCNHDRDVNAAKNILAAGLAVSVCGATVRPEESKSRKAGAMKQKP